The following coding sequences are from one Salmo trutta chromosome 36, fSalTru1.1, whole genome shotgun sequence window:
- the LOC115176108 gene encoding upstream stimulatory factor 2 isoform X2, translating into MDMHEQSLDTSTGHEKQETEEILQLEGVGTEEQTAVTIESVQQAAAFADHNVQYQFRTENSGGQVTYRVVQVTDDQLEAAGDGTGAVSVVSTAAFTGVQQAVARNPFSNGGSPAGETVGGETRFAYFPAATVSVSDGAATAVSVQADPTLTQAGGQFYVMMSPPDVLQAGTPRTIAPRTHTYTTDHGENEILQHGSSNWKMDGPRAPRDERRRAQHNEVERRRRDKINNWIVTLSKIIPDCNIDSTKTGASKGGILSKACDYIRELRQNNQRLQDSFKEVLRVQADNELLKQQIEEMKNDNALLRAQLQQHGIEINGDTTPQ; encoded by the exons TCACGAGAAACAGGAAACAGAGGAGATTCTCCAACTGGAAG GTGTGGGGACGGAGGAGCAGACTGCAGTTACCATAGAGAGTGTACAGCAGGCCGCAGCTTTTGCGGATCATAATGTTCAATATCAGTTCCGCACAGAGAACAGTGGAGGACAG GTGACCTATCGTGTAGTCCAAGTGACAGATGACCAGCTAGAGGCAGCAGGCGACGGGACTGGGGCAGTCAGTGTGGTTTCCACTGCTGCATTTACTGGAGTACAGCAAGCAgtggcacgt AACCCCTTCAGTAATGGGGGTAGTCCAGCGGGGGAGACGGTGGGAGGGGAAACGCGTTTTGCCTATTTCCCTGCTGCCACAGTCAGTGTCAGTGATGGGGCAGCCACAGCAGTGTCGGTGCAGGCTGACCCAACACTCACACAGGCCGGAG GTCAGTTCTATGTGATGATGAGCCCACCTGATGTGTTGCAAGCTGGCACGCCAAGGACCATTGCCCCTcgcacacacacctacaccac AGACCACGGTGAAAATGAGATACTACAGCATGGCAGTTCAAACTG GAAGATGGATGGTCCACGGGCACCTagggatgagagaaggagagcacAACACAATGAAG TGGAAAGACGGAGAAGAGACAAGATCAACAACTGGATTGTCACCCTCTCAAAGATCATCCCAGACTGCAACATAGACAGTACTAAGACTGGAGCA AGTAAAGGAGGGATCCTGTCGAAAGCGTGTGACTACATCCGGGAGCTGAGACAGAATAACCAACGATTGCAGGACAGCTTCAAAGAGGTGTTGAGAGTTCAGGCAGACAACGAACTACTCAAACAACAG ATTGAGGAGATGAAGAATGACAATGCACTGCTTCGAGCTCAGCTACAACAGCACGGCATAGAGATCAATGGAGATACAACACCACAGTGA
- the LOC115176108 gene encoding upstream stimulatory factor 2 isoform X1 has protein sequence MSVYNKKIPSLSISHEKQETEEILQLEGVGTEEQTAVTIESVQQAAAFADHNVQYQFRTENSGGQVTYRVVQVTDDQLEAAGDGTGAVSVVSTAAFTGVQQAVARNPFSNGGSPAGETVGGETRFAYFPAATVSVSDGAATAVSVQADPTLTQAGGQFYVMMSPPDVLQAGTPRTIAPRTHTYTTDHGENEILQHGSSNWKMDGPRAPRDERRRAQHNEVERRRRDKINNWIVTLSKIIPDCNIDSTKTGASKGGILSKACDYIRELRQNNQRLQDSFKEVLRVQADNELLKQQIEEMKNDNALLRAQLQQHGIEINGDTTPQ, from the exons ATGAGTGTTTATAACAAAAAAATCCCTTCTCTTTCCATCAGTCACGAGAAACAGGAAACAGAGGAGATTCTCCAACTGGAAG GTGTGGGGACGGAGGAGCAGACTGCAGTTACCATAGAGAGTGTACAGCAGGCCGCAGCTTTTGCGGATCATAATGTTCAATATCAGTTCCGCACAGAGAACAGTGGAGGACAG GTGACCTATCGTGTAGTCCAAGTGACAGATGACCAGCTAGAGGCAGCAGGCGACGGGACTGGGGCAGTCAGTGTGGTTTCCACTGCTGCATTTACTGGAGTACAGCAAGCAgtggcacgt AACCCCTTCAGTAATGGGGGTAGTCCAGCGGGGGAGACGGTGGGAGGGGAAACGCGTTTTGCCTATTTCCCTGCTGCCACAGTCAGTGTCAGTGATGGGGCAGCCACAGCAGTGTCGGTGCAGGCTGACCCAACACTCACACAGGCCGGAG GTCAGTTCTATGTGATGATGAGCCCACCTGATGTGTTGCAAGCTGGCACGCCAAGGACCATTGCCCCTcgcacacacacctacaccac AGACCACGGTGAAAATGAGATACTACAGCATGGCAGTTCAAACTG GAAGATGGATGGTCCACGGGCACCTagggatgagagaaggagagcacAACACAATGAAG TGGAAAGACGGAGAAGAGACAAGATCAACAACTGGATTGTCACCCTCTCAAAGATCATCCCAGACTGCAACATAGACAGTACTAAGACTGGAGCA AGTAAAGGAGGGATCCTGTCGAAAGCGTGTGACTACATCCGGGAGCTGAGACAGAATAACCAACGATTGCAGGACAGCTTCAAAGAGGTGTTGAGAGTTCAGGCAGACAACGAACTACTCAAACAACAG ATTGAGGAGATGAAGAATGACAATGCACTGCTTCGAGCTCAGCTACAACAGCACGGCATAGAGATCAATGGAGATACAACACCACAGTGA
- the LOC115176108 gene encoding upstream stimulatory factor 2 isoform X3 gives MSVYNKKIPSLSISHEKQETEEILQLEGVGTEEQTAVTIESVQQAAAFADHNVQYQFRTENSGGQVTYRVVQVTDDQLEAAGDGTGAVSVVSTAAFTGVQQAVNPFSNGGSPAGETVGGETRFAYFPAATVSVSDGAATAVSVQADPTLTQAGGQFYVMMSPPDVLQAGTPRTIAPRTHTYTTDHGENEILQHGSSNWKMDGPRAPRDERRRAQHNEVERRRRDKINNWIVTLSKIIPDCNIDSTKTGASKGGILSKACDYIRELRQNNQRLQDSFKEVLRVQADNELLKQQIEEMKNDNALLRAQLQQHGIEINGDTTPQ, from the exons ATGAGTGTTTATAACAAAAAAATCCCTTCTCTTTCCATCAGTCACGAGAAACAGGAAACAGAGGAGATTCTCCAACTGGAAG GTGTGGGGACGGAGGAGCAGACTGCAGTTACCATAGAGAGTGTACAGCAGGCCGCAGCTTTTGCGGATCATAATGTTCAATATCAGTTCCGCACAGAGAACAGTGGAGGACAG GTGACCTATCGTGTAGTCCAAGTGACAGATGACCAGCTAGAGGCAGCAGGCGACGGGACTGGGGCAGTCAGTGTGGTTTCCACTGCTGCATTTACTGGAGTACAGCAAGCAgtg AACCCCTTCAGTAATGGGGGTAGTCCAGCGGGGGAGACGGTGGGAGGGGAAACGCGTTTTGCCTATTTCCCTGCTGCCACAGTCAGTGTCAGTGATGGGGCAGCCACAGCAGTGTCGGTGCAGGCTGACCCAACACTCACACAGGCCGGAG GTCAGTTCTATGTGATGATGAGCCCACCTGATGTGTTGCAAGCTGGCACGCCAAGGACCATTGCCCCTcgcacacacacctacaccac AGACCACGGTGAAAATGAGATACTACAGCATGGCAGTTCAAACTG GAAGATGGATGGTCCACGGGCACCTagggatgagagaaggagagcacAACACAATGAAG TGGAAAGACGGAGAAGAGACAAGATCAACAACTGGATTGTCACCCTCTCAAAGATCATCCCAGACTGCAACATAGACAGTACTAAGACTGGAGCA AGTAAAGGAGGGATCCTGTCGAAAGCGTGTGACTACATCCGGGAGCTGAGACAGAATAACCAACGATTGCAGGACAGCTTCAAAGAGGTGTTGAGAGTTCAGGCAGACAACGAACTACTCAAACAACAG ATTGAGGAGATGAAGAATGACAATGCACTGCTTCGAGCTCAGCTACAACAGCACGGCATAGAGATCAATGGAGATACAACACCACAGTGA